From the Brevibacillus choshinensis genome, one window contains:
- a CDS encoding helix-turn-helix domain-containing protein, giving the protein MNNRSITAQDVNCAVALNALIPLANERTLQAAYYILRGRKANQTLQDVHLYNLYPYYRMFPRFSKEDWNKIVSTLLQNELVEYLEVTSTNGKPSFSVTKKGKEQAREWTSRYQLDFWLAPFTDSGMAERVELFWHRLHLVVQTISQLLAEDMGFMPVVSDKKIQQWVKAQVSSPTDRSQWKQQLGEELYHLWSPLPQEVQTLLVGQLSGAAQVGKTLSQLSMQQNQASTYLLLTFRYGLAQSIQRLQAEAGSFPYLSRLVFQKDKLDQRLTESAARTYTLIQRGLGIKQIASTRKVKESTVEDHLAEIALRCPEWDYTAYLDPEMGDRIVQTSELLQTSRLRLIKDQLGADVSYLQIRLALARRQGESGI; this is encoded by the coding sequence ATGAACAATCGGAGCATTACGGCACAGGACGTAAATTGCGCTGTCGCCTTAAACGCCTTGATTCCTCTTGCCAACGAACGAACGCTTCAGGCCGCTTATTACATTCTGCGAGGCAGAAAAGCCAACCAGACTCTGCAAGATGTGCATTTGTACAACCTTTATCCGTATTATCGGATGTTTCCACGTTTTTCAAAAGAGGATTGGAATAAAATTGTTTCAACTTTGTTGCAAAACGAACTCGTCGAGTATCTTGAAGTGACTTCAACGAATGGTAAGCCGTCTTTTTCGGTAACGAAAAAAGGCAAAGAGCAGGCTAGGGAATGGACATCACGATATCAACTCGATTTTTGGCTGGCTCCATTTACGGATTCTGGAATGGCTGAAAGAGTCGAGCTGTTTTGGCATCGTCTTCATTTAGTTGTCCAAACGATCTCGCAGCTCCTTGCCGAAGATATGGGCTTTATGCCTGTGGTGTCGGACAAGAAAATTCAGCAGTGGGTAAAGGCGCAAGTCAGCAGCCCTACAGATAGATCTCAGTGGAAACAGCAGTTGGGAGAAGAACTATATCATCTGTGGTCCCCATTACCTCAGGAAGTACAGACCTTGCTGGTAGGGCAATTATCAGGTGCAGCTCAAGTGGGGAAAACCTTGAGCCAGTTATCCATGCAACAAAATCAAGCGTCGACGTATCTGCTCCTTACCTTTCGCTATGGTTTAGCGCAGTCAATCCAACGGTTACAGGCTGAAGCGGGGAGCTTTCCGTACCTTTCGCGCCTTGTTTTTCAAAAAGATAAACTGGACCAGCGTCTGACTGAGAGCGCAGCAAGGACGTATACGCTGATTCAAAGAGGGCTGGGAATCAAACAAATAGCCTCTACGAGAAAAGTAAAGGAAAGTACTGTAGAGGATCATTTAGCAGAAATTGCGCTGCGCTGTCCAGAGTGGGACTATACTGCCTATCTCGACCCAGAAATGGGGGATAGGATCGTTCAGACGAGTGAACTGCTGCAGACGAGCAGGCTTCGTCTGATCAAGGATCAGTTAGGGGCGGATGTCTCTTATTTGCAAATTCGTTTGGCCTTGGCGCGAAGGCAGGGGGAGAGTGGGATATGA
- a CDS encoding RecQ family ATP-dependent DNA helicase yields MNELLLEKLHTHFGHASFRPGQEEVIRRVMDGRNVLAILATGGGKSVTYQLPALLLPGITVVVSPLISLMLDQVQQLRTRRKIPATYLNSAQDYTESRDVLRELSSGAYKLLYVSPEKLQQPYVQSVLKRVGVSLVAIDEAHCISQWGHDFRTDYLRLPDAIRQIGSPPVLAVTATATSEVRSEIGQLLHILPEDMIVQALNRTNISLDLIAVTDEGERREQVLRMIDELQGPGIVYCSTRNAVEVLVASYQLEGTKRVHGYHGGMESMERMLIQSQFIADELDVIVATNAFGMGIDKPNIRYVIHYQVPSSLEAYAQEIGRVGRDGQPGYAVLFHVEDDWHIHQHMVEKEYPTQMQVMQFYHWFHSHSGQPRTSEVWAALEMTEEMVQLLTFYAEQTGLTAEVAATGEAERDHVLRIWQETEKRKRLKKQKLFEMLSYVEGTEGCLRKKLNHYFGEEQAEFSLYCCSHCGLDRKAFQGKISTVDRKKLENSWDLRQALEILLPKK; encoded by the coding sequence ATGAACGAGCTGCTATTGGAAAAATTACATACCCATTTTGGCCACGCTTCCTTTCGACCAGGTCAAGAAGAAGTCATTCGCCGTGTTATGGATGGTCGCAACGTGTTGGCGATCCTCGCGACAGGCGGAGGAAAATCTGTCACGTATCAGCTGCCAGCCTTGCTTTTACCGGGAATCACAGTGGTTGTTTCTCCGTTGATCTCCTTGATGCTTGATCAGGTACAACAATTGAGAACGCGCAGGAAGATACCTGCTACCTATCTAAACAGTGCGCAAGACTATACGGAATCGCGAGATGTCTTACGTGAGCTCAGTAGCGGAGCTTACAAGCTCTTATATGTGTCACCGGAAAAACTGCAGCAACCGTACGTTCAGTCCGTATTGAAACGGGTAGGAGTATCGCTGGTCGCCATCGATGAAGCACACTGTATCTCTCAATGGGGGCATGATTTTCGAACGGACTATTTACGACTGCCGGATGCCATTCGTCAAATAGGGAGTCCCCCCGTGCTGGCTGTAACGGCTACTGCAACTTCGGAAGTTCGGTCTGAAATTGGTCAATTACTCCATATCCTGCCAGAAGATATGATCGTACAGGCTCTGAATCGTACAAACATTTCGCTGGATCTGATTGCGGTGACGGACGAAGGAGAGCGCCGGGAGCAGGTACTCCGAATGATTGATGAGCTGCAGGGGCCGGGTATTGTATACTGTAGCACGCGCAACGCTGTTGAAGTCCTCGTCGCTTCCTATCAACTAGAGGGAACAAAACGGGTTCACGGGTATCACGGTGGCATGGAGAGTATGGAGCGGATGCTAATTCAGTCGCAGTTTATAGCGGATGAACTGGATGTCATTGTCGCGACAAATGCGTTTGGTATGGGGATCGACAAGCCAAACATCCGATACGTCATTCATTATCAGGTGCCATCTAGTTTGGAAGCGTATGCCCAGGAAATAGGGCGTGTGGGTCGAGACGGACAGCCAGGTTATGCCGTCCTTTTCCACGTGGAGGATGACTGGCACATTCACCAGCACATGGTAGAAAAAGAGTACCCGACACAGATGCAGGTCATGCAGTTTTATCATTGGTTTCATTCTCATTCCGGACAGCCTAGAACGAGTGAAGTCTGGGCTGCGCTAGAAATGACGGAGGAAATGGTTCAATTGCTCACTTTTTACGCAGAGCAGACAGGCCTAACGGCTGAAGTAGCTGCCACTGGAGAGGCTGAGCGGGATCATGTACTGCGGATTTGGCAAGAAACGGAAAAGAGGAAAAGGCTGAAGAAACAGAAACTATTTGAAATGCTTTCCTATGTAGAAGGCACCGAGGGTTGTTTACGGAAGAAGTTGAACCACTATTTCGGGGAGGAGCAGGCAGAGTTTTCGTTGTACTGCTGCTCTCATTGTGGCTTGGATAGAAAGGCATTTCAGGGGAAAATATCTACAGTCGATCGAAAGAAACTCGAAAACTCTTGGGATTTGAGGCAGGCGTTGGAGATCCTTTTGCCGAAAAAATAA
- a CDS encoding CPBP family intramembrane glutamic endopeptidase, producing MGDSGQEMDEANLRLNLWLTQGLVLAIAAGSSFFVHGWIGTRELFVAPDWSGLGMASVVALLIVVASITMDRYLPSSWQDDGSVNEMVFGGMSPFMTLVVCISVGVGEEWLFRGVIQTVAGNIWTSVLFTLIHVRYLKKPLLFVSVFVTSMLLGYLFQREGMLWPSIFAHIAIDLLLAFYLQYTLKKGKGEEQ from the coding sequence GTGGGTGACAGTGGGCAAGAGATGGATGAAGCTAATCTACGGTTAAATCTCTGGCTGACACAAGGTTTGGTACTAGCGATCGCTGCAGGCAGCAGTTTTTTTGTTCACGGATGGATCGGCACGAGAGAGCTGTTTGTGGCTCCAGATTGGTCGGGCTTGGGGATGGCGTCGGTCGTTGCCCTATTGATTGTAGTAGCCAGTATCACCATGGACAGATACCTACCGAGTAGCTGGCAGGACGACGGAAGCGTGAATGAAATGGTCTTTGGCGGGATGTCTCCATTTATGACGCTAGTCGTTTGTATTTCGGTCGGAGTGGGAGAAGAGTGGTTGTTTCGCGGGGTCATCCAAACAGTAGCAGGCAATATATGGACGAGTGTCCTATTTACGCTGATTCATGTGCGCTATTTGAAGAAGCCACTGTTATTTGTCAGCGTATTTGTCACCAGTATGCTCTTAGGCTACTTGTTTCAACGAGAAGGGATGCTTTGGCCATCGATTTTCGCGCATATCGCGATTGATTTGCTGCTGGCTTTTTACCTTCAGTATACGTTAAAGAAAGGAAAGGGGGAGGAACAGTGA